In Dyadobacter subterraneus, a single genomic region encodes these proteins:
- a CDS encoding arylsulfatase — MFRKLFLLFSFTFATLQLFAQSKLPNIIFILADDLGYGDLQCYGQKLIQTPNIDRLAQEGLRFTNFYAGAPVCSPSRSVLMTGLNTGHTTIRGNATKKGGLAGSKGKETVYRANLTAEDVTIGNVMQQSGYTTAMFGKWHLDGYDTLATPLQRGFDEFSGWLISYPATYRDGYWPDRRFKNGKLVDVNKNKNGQKEYYSSDICTDEAEEFLSRQKGATKPFMLMVNYNNPHSPLDAPDLAIYKDKDWPENMKTYASMIYQLDQSVGRLQKYLIDNGLDKNTIVFFCSDNGPRSEPTKQLTEVADFFDSNGLLKGYKRDLYEGGIRVPMIAWAPGIIKASTVSDVPAYFADILPTFAGIAKSKKNYKTDGINISQILTGGKPDSKPRFLYWEFFENGFEQAVRYGKWKAVKHAGKTELYDLEKDPGEAHNIAAENQAIVTTIEKYLTTARTESEFWPVD; from the coding sequence ATGTTCAGAAAACTCTTTTTATTATTCTCCTTCACCTTTGCGACTTTGCAGCTTTTTGCGCAGTCAAAATTACCCAATATCATTTTTATTCTTGCCGACGATCTCGGTTACGGCGACCTTCAATGTTATGGCCAAAAATTAATTCAAACGCCTAATATCGACAGACTCGCGCAGGAAGGGCTTCGGTTTACAAATTTTTATGCAGGCGCCCCGGTTTGTTCTCCATCCAGAAGTGTTCTGATGACCGGACTTAATACAGGCCATACCACAATCAGAGGTAATGCTACCAAAAAAGGAGGGCTCGCGGGAAGTAAAGGAAAGGAAACTGTCTATCGCGCGAATTTAACTGCGGAAGATGTTACCATCGGAAATGTGATGCAGCAATCAGGCTATACTACGGCGATGTTTGGCAAATGGCACCTGGACGGTTACGACACTTTGGCGACACCTTTGCAAAGAGGTTTTGACGAATTTTCAGGATGGCTGATCAGTTATCCCGCAACTTACCGGGATGGTTACTGGCCCGACAGGCGTTTCAAAAATGGAAAGCTTGTCGACGTAAACAAAAATAAAAACGGTCAAAAAGAATATTATTCTTCGGATATCTGCACGGATGAAGCAGAAGAATTTCTATCAAGACAAAAAGGAGCGACAAAACCTTTTATGCTGATGGTAAATTATAATAATCCGCATTCTCCGCTGGATGCGCCAGATCTGGCCATTTACAAGGATAAAGACTGGCCGGAAAACATGAAAACTTATGCCTCTATGATTTATCAGCTTGATCAATCCGTTGGCAGACTACAAAAGTATCTGATTGATAATGGTTTGGATAAAAACACGATCGTGTTTTTCTGTTCAGACAACGGACCCAGATCTGAGCCGACAAAACAATTGACAGAAGTTGCTGATTTTTTTGATTCCAATGGTTTGCTGAAAGGTTATAAGAGAGATCTTTATGAGGGAGGTATCCGCGTTCCAATGATTGCCTGGGCTCCTGGAATAATTAAAGCGTCAACTGTTTCGGATGTGCCGGCCTATTTTGCCGATATCCTTCCAACTTTCGCAGGTATTGCGAAATCTAAAAAAAACTACAAGACAGATGGGATTAATATTTCTCAAATTCTGACAGGAGGGAAGCCAGATAGTAAACCGAGATTTTTATATTGGGAATTTTTTGAAAATGGATTCGAACAGGCTGTTCGTTATGGAAAATGGAAGGCTGTTAAGCATGCGGGTAAAACGGAGCTTTATGATCTGGAAAAAGATCCGGGAGAAGCGCATAATATTGCAGCAGAAAATCAAGCAATTGTAACAACAATCGAAAAATACCTGACCACAGCCAGAACAGAATCAGAATTTTGGCCAGTGGATTAA
- a CDS encoding SDR family NAD(P)-dependent oxidoreductase, with protein sequence MNKSIMITGANSGVGKETARQLGMLDGTEKIYLACRNKDKALEAKTDLEKQTGKQIFEIIIMDISNLTSVRQTVNSLKNPIDALIMNAGGGGTDPMALTKDGVTEIFAANVLGHALLLEELIKSNKLVKTALYVGSEASRGIPKMKMKLPPLKSSSVEEFETIINGTFFNDKKVDGMIVYGQVKYVGEMWLAAMARKHSGIKMLSISPGSTQGTRTADAFSPVFRFFYNNLLMPFIFPMMGLSHKLETGARRLVDGITNPSYKNGAFYGSKENVLVGPVIDQSTIFPDLKNEVYQDNAYEAVRRYIG encoded by the coding sequence ATGAATAAGTCAATTATGATAACCGGTGCTAATTCCGGCGTTGGAAAAGAAACAGCAAGACAGCTGGGAATGCTCGATGGAACCGAAAAAATTTATTTAGCCTGCCGCAATAAAGACAAAGCGTTAGAAGCAAAAACGGACCTTGAAAAACAAACCGGAAAACAGATTTTCGAAATCATAATCATGGATATTTCGAATCTAACATCCGTTCGCCAGACCGTGAATTCCCTGAAAAATCCCATCGATGCCTTAATCATGAATGCCGGAGGTGGTGGAACTGATCCTATGGCTTTGACAAAAGACGGAGTTACCGAAATTTTTGCTGCCAATGTTTTGGGCCACGCATTATTGCTTGAAGAGCTGATCAAAAGCAATAAACTTGTAAAAACCGCACTTTACGTGGGCAGTGAAGCATCAAGAGGAATACCAAAAATGAAAATGAAACTTCCCCCATTGAAGTCATCCTCGGTTGAGGAGTTTGAGACCATTATAAACGGCACTTTTTTTAATGATAAAAAAGTTGATGGTATGATCGTATACGGACAGGTGAAATACGTGGGAGAAATGTGGCTAGCTGCTATGGCCAGAAAACATTCTGGGATAAAAATGCTGAGCATAAGTCCGGGAAGCACACAGGGAACGCGTACGGCCGATGCATTTTCACCGGTTTTCAGATTTTTCTACAACAATTTATTGATGCCATTTATTTTTCCCATGATGGGGTTATCTCATAAACTTGAAACAGGTGCAAGAAGGCTGGTAGATGGTATAACAAATCCCTCTTATAAAAACGGGGCATTTTACGGGAGTAAAGAAAATGTGCTGGTTGGACCTGTTATAGACCAAAGTACTATTTTCCCTGATTTAAAAAATGAGGTTTACCAGGATAATGCTTATGAAGCGGTTCGTCGTTACATTGGATGA
- a CDS encoding Ig-like domain-containing protein, whose product MIRMYRNFTITLLGLLLLTAVTNSALAQCDPRFSGANFYGTSSPSGIATILQGETAQLKFNFGVGPQPTCNSTAGNSPGGVTISIVFPAEYAPTSAAAISGPQASLYNWTYNAATRTLTGVNNAAIPVGGAALFTVNVVGNIVTPGAATPLTQLSWSSAATPPITNSATANDVASVGLNVDAKPPVTTPDAVTTPAGSPVTASILTNDTPGSASIDPSSVKLLDPATNTPVSSVTVPGQGTYTVNPAGTVTFTPVAGFTGPATPVSYTVADVNGVVSNSSTISVNVNAVPPTAVPDIVTTPAGTPVTVTVTTNDTPGSSPIDPTTVKLIDPNTGTPVTSVTVPGEGTYTVNPNGSITFTPDPGFDGPGTPVSYTVQEGNGNTSNPAPITVTVTATPPVAVPDVVTTPSGIPVTITTTTNDTPGSSPIDPTTVKLIDPNTGTPATSVTIPNEGTYTVNPDGTITFTPLVGFNGPTSTISYTVTDVNGNTSNPATITVNITPVPPVAVPDVATTTAGTPVVITVVSNDTPGSAPIDPQMVKLIDPVTGLKVLSVTVPNEGTYTVDINTGKVTFTPVAGFVGTTTPISYTDQDGAGSFSNPATITVTVTAVPPTATGDSGNSPNGTPVAVPVLNNDTPGSFSLDPTTVKLIDPNTGTPSTSVTIPNEGTYTVDPGTGVVTFTPDPALTTPITSTITYTVTDTHGNTSTPATITINATPLPVTLTVFKVSKEGQTARLNWATTAETNSDRFEIQHSVTGKDWHVIGSVNSHGESTVENKYNFTDNKPVLGSENLYRLKMIDKDATFAYSRIQSMKFEGSNGPAVSVYPNPSTDKVFVQDMDLSLVKQVAIIDMNGRTVFSSNTVSSNGINVSKLISGTYILHITNVNGMVSNHKIVIAK is encoded by the coding sequence ATGATTAGAATGTATAGAAATTTTACAATTACCCTTCTGGGTCTTCTATTGCTGACGGCGGTAACCAATTCTGCACTCGCGCAATGTGACCCCAGATTTAGCGGTGCAAACTTTTACGGGACATCGAGTCCGAGCGGTATAGCCACCATACTTCAGGGTGAAACGGCCCAGCTTAAATTTAACTTTGGCGTGGGCCCACAGCCTACCTGTAACAGTACTGCTGGAAATAGTCCGGGAGGTGTAACGATTTCAATTGTATTTCCAGCCGAATACGCACCAACTTCGGCCGCGGCTATCAGCGGTCCGCAGGCATCACTTTACAACTGGACTTACAATGCAGCAACCCGTACACTGACAGGTGTAAACAATGCAGCAATTCCAGTAGGAGGTGCTGCATTGTTTACTGTAAATGTGGTTGGCAATATTGTCACACCTGGCGCAGCCACGCCACTGACCCAACTTTCATGGTCATCAGCCGCAACTCCGCCGATTACCAATTCGGCAACGGCTAACGATGTTGCATCCGTTGGGTTAAATGTAGATGCAAAACCTCCTGTTACTACCCCGGATGCGGTAACGACACCGGCGGGATCTCCTGTAACTGCATCTATATTGACAAATGATACACCAGGCAGTGCTTCTATTGATCCTTCGTCAGTGAAATTGTTAGACCCTGCTACCAACACACCGGTTTCGTCTGTAACGGTTCCGGGGCAAGGAACTTATACTGTGAATCCAGCCGGAACTGTAACATTTACTCCGGTTGCAGGTTTCACAGGTCCGGCAACACCGGTTTCCTATACTGTTGCAGATGTAAATGGTGTTGTTTCAAATTCTTCTACGATCTCTGTTAACGTGAACGCAGTACCACCAACAGCCGTACCGGACATAGTAACAACACCAGCAGGAACGCCTGTCACAGTAACAGTGACAACAAACGATACACCTGGCTCCTCGCCTATTGATCCGACTACGGTAAAACTGATCGATCCGAATACAGGGACACCGGTTACTTCGGTTACTGTTCCGGGGGAAGGTACTTATACCGTTAATCCAAACGGTTCTATAACTTTTACGCCTGACCCTGGATTTGACGGCCCAGGTACGCCGGTTTCTTACACGGTACAAGAGGGAAACGGAAATACTTCCAACCCTGCTCCAATTACCGTGACTGTCACAGCAACACCCCCAGTAGCAGTTCCTGATGTAGTAACAACACCATCAGGAATACCGGTGACGATCACCACTACCACAAATGATACGCCAGGTTCATCCCCAATTGATCCGACTACGGTTAAACTGATCGATCCGAATACAGGAACACCTGCTACTTCGGTAACAATTCCTAATGAAGGTACCTATACGGTAAATCCGGACGGAACAATAACATTTACACCTCTTGTAGGATTTAATGGTCCTACTTCAACGATTTCTTACACCGTAACAGATGTAAACGGAAATACATCCAATCCGGCTACGATTACTGTAAATATTACGCCAGTACCGCCGGTAGCAGTACCTGACGTGGCAACAACAACAGCAGGAACACCAGTGGTAATAACAGTTGTTTCAAATGATACCCCAGGCTCAGCTCCCATTGATCCTCAGATGGTAAAACTGATCGATCCCGTTACCGGTTTGAAAGTGCTATCGGTAACGGTACCAAATGAAGGTACATATACTGTTGATATTAACACAGGCAAAGTAACATTCACACCAGTTGCCGGTTTTGTGGGAACAACTACGCCTATCAGTTATACAGACCAGGACGGTGCAGGATCTTTCTCTAATCCTGCAACTATTACGGTGACCGTTACAGCAGTACCGCCAACCGCAACAGGTGATTCAGGAAATTCGCCAAATGGAACACCGGTAGCGGTTCCGGTTTTGAATAATGATACACCGGGTAGTTTCTCATTAGATCCAACTACGGTTAAACTGATTGATCCTAACACAGGAACTCCTTCAACATCAGTTACTATTCCGAACGAAGGTACTTACACAGTTGATCCAGGCACAGGTGTTGTTACATTCACACCAGATCCTGCGTTAACAACGCCGATTACCAGTACAATTACCTACACGGTAACAGATACGCACGGAAATACTTCTACGCCTGCAACAATTACCATCAATGCAACACCGCTGCCGGTAACATTGACTGTTTTCAAAGTAAGCAAGGAAGGCCAGACTGCAAGACTGAACTGGGCAACCACAGCGGAAACCAACAGTGACCGTTTTGAAATTCAGCACAGCGTTACTGGTAAAGACTGGCATGTAATCGGTTCAGTGAATTCTCACGGCGAAAGCACTGTTGAGAATAAATACAATTTCACTGATAACAAACCGGTATTGGGCAGCGAAAACCTGTATCGCCTTAAAATGATCGATAAAGACGCAACGTTTGCATACAGCCGTATCCAAAGCATGAAATTTGAAGGATCAAATGGTCCGGCAGTTAGTGTTTACCCAAATCCATCAACGGACAAGGTTTTTGTTCAGGATATGGATCTGTCGCTTGTTAAACAAGTTGCCATTATCGACATGAATGGCCGCACAGTTTTCAGCAGCAATACCGTAAGCAGCAACGGTATCAACGTGAGCAAACTGATATCCGGAACTTACATCCTTCATATTACAAATGTAAACGGAATGGTAAGCAATCATAAAATCGTCATTGCTAAATAA
- a CDS encoding sulfatase family protein, whose translation MKNFLFLTFVVFLFSTSHTSAQTKPNIIFILGDDISWDDIGAYGNRAIKTPNLDKLAKEGMRFDNMYLTASSCSPSRTSILTGRYPHNTGAAELHTPLPGHLTYFPELLKQKGYFSALAGKWHEGPLTKRAYDTLLVDKDANGEGGENQWVNLLRSRPKEKPFFFWLAAYDAHRPWSEQTIGPKHDSDSQVLIPPTLIDTKETRLDLAAYYNEISRLDYYVGVLQEELKKQGIADNTIIIFTADNGRPFPGSKTRLTDTGIKTPFIVKWPKVIRAGQTCQSLISSIDIAPTLLEAGGLKPAESIQGLSFFSLLKNPDKEFRKYVFAEHNWHDYAAYERSVRSKDFLYIINKKPELDNGGPIDANQSSSAKALKEAKLKGKLTVLQNDAFIKPRPSEEFFDCFKDPLQVINLAKDKSYAAKMKILKTVLKNWQDQTGNTFPEKGTPDWYDRETGEKLPQNGKRGEMPGKAKNADKINVKGP comes from the coding sequence ATGAAAAATTTCCTTTTTTTAACCTTTGTGGTATTCCTTTTCAGTACTTCTCACACATCTGCGCAGACAAAACCTAACATCATATTTATTCTTGGTGATGATATCAGTTGGGACGATATTGGCGCCTATGGAAACAGGGCGATAAAAACACCGAATCTTGACAAACTGGCAAAAGAAGGAATGCGGTTTGATAATATGTACCTGACGGCCAGTTCGTGCAGTCCAAGTCGTACAAGTATACTGACAGGCAGATATCCGCACAATACCGGCGCGGCAGAATTGCATACACCACTACCCGGCCATCTCACTTATTTCCCCGAATTATTAAAACAAAAAGGATATTTCTCCGCCCTGGCCGGAAAATGGCATGAAGGACCTTTGACAAAAAGAGCATACGATACCTTACTTGTTGACAAAGACGCCAACGGAGAAGGCGGGGAAAATCAATGGGTTAATCTGCTCAGATCAAGACCGAAAGAAAAGCCTTTCTTTTTCTGGCTGGCAGCTTATGATGCGCACAGACCGTGGTCGGAACAGACAATTGGACCAAAACATGATTCTGATTCCCAAGTCCTTATCCCGCCAACTTTAATCGATACAAAAGAAACCCGGCTGGATCTGGCTGCTTATTACAATGAAATTTCCAGGCTGGATTATTACGTGGGCGTGCTGCAAGAGGAATTGAAAAAACAGGGTATTGCCGATAACACGATCATTATTTTTACCGCTGATAACGGCAGGCCATTTCCGGGAAGCAAAACCAGGCTGACTGACACCGGAATAAAAACGCCATTTATTGTCAAGTGGCCGAAAGTCATCCGCGCCGGACAAACATGTCAGAGCCTCATTAGCAGTATCGATATTGCACCCACTTTGCTTGAAGCCGGCGGATTGAAACCGGCGGAATCCATTCAGGGACTGAGCTTTTTTTCTCTTTTGAAAAACCCGGATAAGGAATTCAGGAAATATGTTTTTGCCGAGCATAACTGGCATGATTACGCTGCTTACGAAAGATCTGTAAGAAGCAAAGATTTTCTGTATATCATCAATAAAAAACCGGAGCTTGACAATGGAGGCCCGATTGATGCCAACCAAAGTTCGTCTGCCAAAGCACTCAAAGAAGCCAAATTAAAAGGAAAACTGACGGTACTTCAAAACGATGCATTTATCAAACCGCGGCCGTCAGAAGAATTTTTTGATTGCTTCAAAGATCCATTGCAGGTTATAAATCTGGCAAAAGATAAATCCTACGCCGCCAAGATGAAAATATTAAAAACCGTTTTAAAAAACTGGCAGGATCAGACTGGCAATACATTTCCGGAAAAAGGTACGCCCGACTGGTATGATCGTGAGACTGGTGAGAAATTACCGCAAAATGGCAAGCGCGGAGAAATGCCCGGAAAGGCAAAAAATGCAGACAAAATAAATGTTAAGGGGCCTTGA
- a CDS encoding sulfatase family protein: protein MKKDSLHKVLPVLVFLISAGFIANIDKFSNKTTTQGGGETNLLLQKNAGEKRPNILFCIADDATFKHLSAYGCKWIKTPAFDRVAKEGLLFSNAYTPNAKCSPSRSCILIGRNSWQLEEAGNHVPYFPAKFKTFVETLAENGYQTGFTGKGWAPGNPGEINGNQRLLTGPGFNDKKLSPPTSGISAIDYASNFETFLNQRENGKPFCFWYGGHEPHRVYEYGSGVNKNGKKLSDVDDVPAFWMDNDTVRNDMLDYGLEIEYFDKQLEKILALLEKNNALDNTIIVVTSDNGMPFPRAKGHVYEYSNHLPLAIMWKEGIKNPGRKIDDFVSFIDFAPTFLQVAQVKNSHMQPIEGKSLLDIFKATNVQKRDHVLLGKERNDVGRPDDQGYPVRAIVKGQYLYLKNYEPARWPAANPETGYMDTDGSPTKTAILSAGRRNRKDFYWQLSFGKRSAEELYNLKTDPYCVENLAGKKDFQVVQNSLREQMEKELKAQNDPRILGKGYLFDQYLYAEPKVRDYYNRFKKGEKIKAAWINESDYEPDF, encoded by the coding sequence ATGAAAAAAGATTCTCTTCACAAAGTTTTACCCGTTCTTGTCTTTCTGATTTCAGCAGGATTTATTGCGAATATTGATAAGTTTAGTAACAAAACAACAACTCAGGGCGGGGGAGAAACGAACCTTTTACTCCAAAAAAATGCCGGAGAAAAACGACCGAACATATTGTTTTGTATTGCCGACGATGCCACATTTAAACACCTGAGTGCTTATGGATGCAAATGGATAAAAACACCGGCATTCGACCGGGTTGCCAAAGAAGGCCTCTTGTTCAGCAATGCATACACGCCCAATGCCAAATGCTCGCCTTCACGTTCGTGTATATTAATAGGCAGAAATTCGTGGCAGCTCGAAGAAGCAGGAAATCATGTGCCTTATTTCCCGGCAAAATTTAAAACTTTTGTAGAAACCCTGGCTGAAAACGGCTACCAAACCGGATTTACGGGAAAAGGCTGGGCTCCTGGTAACCCGGGAGAAATTAATGGGAATCAACGTTTGCTTACGGGTCCTGGTTTTAATGACAAAAAACTTTCTCCTCCGACATCCGGGATTTCGGCGATTGACTACGCTTCCAATTTTGAAACTTTTCTAAATCAGAGAGAAAATGGAAAACCGTTTTGCTTCTGGTATGGAGGCCATGAGCCGCACCGCGTATATGAATACGGTTCGGGTGTAAACAAAAATGGGAAAAAGTTGAGTGATGTTGATGATGTTCCGGCGTTCTGGATGGATAATGACACGGTCAGAAATGATATGCTGGATTATGGTTTGGAAATAGAATATTTTGATAAACAGCTTGAAAAAATCCTAGCCCTGCTTGAAAAAAACAATGCGCTTGATAATACGATTATCGTCGTGACGTCGGATAACGGAATGCCTTTCCCACGAGCCAAAGGGCACGTTTATGAATATTCGAATCATTTGCCTTTGGCCATTATGTGGAAAGAAGGCATAAAAAATCCCGGACGAAAAATTGATGATTTTGTAAGTTTTATTGATTTCGCACCCACGTTTCTGCAAGTGGCACAAGTGAAAAATAGCCATATGCAACCGATAGAAGGGAAATCACTTTTAGACATTTTTAAAGCAACAAATGTGCAAAAAAGAGATCATGTGCTTCTTGGAAAAGAAAGAAATGACGTAGGACGGCCCGACGATCAGGGTTATCCGGTACGGGCTATTGTTAAAGGACAATATCTGTATCTGAAAAATTATGAACCAGCGCGGTGGCCGGCTGCAAATCCGGAAACAGGTTATATGGATACGGACGGAAGTCCAACAAAAACCGCTATCCTTAGCGCTGGCCGCCGAAACAGGAAGGATTTTTACTGGCAATTATCATTTGGTAAAAGGTCCGCAGAAGAGCTTTATAATTTAAAAACAGATCCATACTGTGTAGAAAATCTGGCTGGTAAAAAGGATTTTCAAGTAGTTCAAAATAGTCTTCGGGAGCAAATGGAGAAGGAATTAAAAGCGCAGAATGATCCACGGATTTTAGGCAAGGGTTATTTATTTGACCAATATCTGTATGCTGAGCCCAAAGTCAGAGATTATTATAATCGCTTTAAAAAAGGCGAAAAAATAAAAGCCGCCTGGATCAATGAAAGTGATTACGAGCCGGATTTTTAA
- a CDS encoding T9SS type A sorting domain-containing protein, with product MKKLISGAFLLIFLQTAVFAQCNPQFGAATYTGTSVVSGVQTVGLNETGQLHFSFGVGSDPACNSGAGNTPGTITMTISFSNSYGPASAADISGPQASLYDWIWDPASHTLIGLNNAPIPLGAPADFTVNVKGLALTPGVVAPLTTLNWFSETNPPITNTMTGDDINSVGLNVDTALPVTLVNFAANKEGKLANLKWSTTMETNSDRFEIEHSLNGKNWNKIGTVTSNGESSSLKSYSFTDKNPADGENLYRLRMVDRDATFAYSRIISLAFDSLNADMSVYPNPATDKIILRDFSNITKVLISDMNGRTVLQSDKTASGEINVKNLPTGTYAVKIIRSDGGISTQKLAVVK from the coding sequence ATGAAAAAATTAATTTCTGGTGCGTTTCTGCTCATATTCCTGCAAACTGCCGTATTCGCACAGTGTAATCCGCAGTTTGGAGCAGCGACCTATACAGGTACGTCTGTAGTGAGCGGAGTTCAGACCGTAGGGTTAAATGAAACCGGTCAGCTGCATTTCAGTTTTGGTGTAGGATCTGATCCGGCCTGTAACAGTGGTGCCGGAAATACTCCGGGCACCATCACCATGACCATATCTTTCAGCAACAGTTATGGCCCGGCATCGGCTGCCGACATCAGCGGACCACAGGCTTCTTTATACGACTGGATTTGGGATCCCGCAAGCCATACGCTCATTGGTTTAAATAATGCACCCATACCATTGGGCGCTCCGGCAGATTTTACGGTTAACGTAAAAGGGCTTGCACTTACGCCAGGTGTAGTAGCACCGCTGACAACACTCAACTGGTTCTCAGAGACCAATCCGCCAATCACAAACACAATGACTGGTGACGATATTAATTCTGTGGGCCTCAATGTCGATACTGCTTTGCCGGTAACACTCGTAAACTTTGCAGCAAACAAAGAGGGCAAGCTGGCGAATCTGAAATGGAGTACAACGATGGAAACCAACAGCGATCGTTTCGAGATTGAACACAGTCTGAATGGAAAAAACTGGAATAAAATCGGAACGGTAACATCAAACGGCGAAAGCAGCTCTTTGAAATCGTACAGCTTTACAGATAAAAATCCCGCTGACGGAGAAAATCTTTATCGCCTGCGTATGGTGGATAGAGATGCCACCTTCGCTTACAGCCGGATTATCAGCCTGGCTTTTGATTCCCTGAACGCAGATATGTCGGTTTATCCCAACCCGGCTACTGACAAAATTATACTCCGTGATTTCAGCAACATTACAAAAGTCCTGATCAGCGATATGAACGGCCGAACGGTACTTCAGTCCGATAAAACAGCCAGCGGCGAGATCAATGTCAAAAATCTTCCAACAGGCACTTATGCAGTAAAAATTATTCGGTCGGATGGTGGAATAAGTACCCAGAAACTAGCTGTTGTTAAATAA
- a CDS encoding AraC family transcriptional regulator, whose product MDALSEILELIKHKGIVYEKINFSAPWGIELPGDNNAQFWRLIKGNCLVTVPGQIPIEMKEGDTVLVPNGSAHWIADGAGSKRISSSEFLRERDSGNHLFSGVGDKTIMIGGHFAFDEKPGHPFLKGLPKVIHINNLESDVNSWLGMTCDLIFNELEHEQPGSRKLINGLADAVFIHIIRAYLKKNKNAGGFLSALKDERISSALQLMQTAPEKNWTIEQLSKHAGMSRSSFCIAFKKLVGETPLEYLTNWRIMKAKEILIQGNEKISEVALRVGYQSEAAFSRIFKAKVSQTPSVFKQENKAVR is encoded by the coding sequence ATGGATGCACTTAGCGAGATACTGGAACTTATAAAACATAAGGGTATTGTATATGAAAAAATAAATTTCTCAGCACCCTGGGGTATTGAGCTGCCAGGTGATAATAATGCTCAGTTTTGGCGTTTGATAAAAGGAAATTGTCTCGTAACCGTTCCGGGCCAAATTCCTATTGAAATGAAGGAAGGCGACACAGTGCTCGTGCCAAATGGTTCTGCTCACTGGATTGCAGACGGTGCCGGAAGCAAACGAATTTCTTCCTCCGAATTCCTGAGAGAACGTGATAGTGGAAACCATTTATTTTCAGGTGTGGGTGATAAAACCATTATGATCGGCGGCCATTTTGCGTTTGACGAAAAACCCGGTCATCCGTTTTTAAAGGGACTGCCAAAAGTAATCCATATCAATAATTTAGAGTCTGATGTAAATAGCTGGCTTGGGATGACTTGTGATCTTATTTTTAACGAACTGGAACACGAGCAGCCTGGAAGCAGGAAATTGATTAATGGGCTTGCCGATGCTGTATTCATTCATATCATCAGGGCTTATCTGAAAAAGAATAAAAATGCCGGAGGTTTTCTTTCTGCGCTGAAAGATGAAAGGATCAGTTCAGCTTTACAACTAATGCAAACTGCACCCGAGAAAAACTGGACGATCGAACAGTTATCCAAACACGCTGGAATGTCGCGTTCTTCTTTTTGTATAGCCTTTAAAAAACTCGTGGGGGAAACGCCGTTGGAGTATTTGACAAATTGGCGGATTATGAAGGCGAAAGAAATCCTGATACAGGGTAATGAGAAAATCAGTGAAGTGGCTTTACGGGTTGGTTATCAGTCAGAAGCCGCATTCAGCCGGATATTTAAAGCCAAAGTCAGCCAGACGCCATCTGTTTTTAAACAGGAAAACAAGGCTGTGCGTTAA